From Anopheles arabiensis isolate DONGOLA chromosome 3, AaraD3, whole genome shotgun sequence, a single genomic window includes:
- the LOC120902423 gene encoding fibrinogen C domain-containing protein 1-like: MENPSKRSGKYIMQPTVNDEPFLGYCEQTAYGGGWLVFQYRYDGSVDFYRNWTEYRDGFGSVDGEFWLGLEHLHRMTSTRKHELLVELKDFEGNFKYARYDEFEIGSEEEHYPLAKLGSYTGSAGDSLHRHKGMQFTTKDQDNDTWYNGNCARHYQGAWWYWDSHTSNLNGIYKNSIKAQNIVWDSFNQVNEGLAYSRMLIRAK, translated from the coding sequence ATGGAGAATCCCTCGAAGCGATCGGGCAAATACATCATGCAGCCTACCGTGAACGATGAACCGTTTCTGGGATATTGTGAGCAGACGGCCTACGGAGGAGGTTGGCTTGTGTTCCAGTACCGTTACGACGGATCGGTGGACTTTTACCGCAACTGGACCGAGTATCGGGACGGGTTCGGCAGCGTGGATGGTGAGTTTTGGCTCGGGCTGGAGCATTTGCATCGGATGACCTCGACCCGGAAGCACGAGCTGCTGGTGGAGCTGAAGGACTTCGAAGGAAACTTCAAGTACGCACGGTACGATGAGTTCGAGATCGGCAGTGAGGAGGAGCATTATCCGCTGGCGAAGCTCGGATCGTACACAGGATCGGCAGGGGATTCATTGCACAGACACAAGGGCATGCAGTTTACTACCAAGGATCAGGACAACGATACCTGGTATAACGGAAACTGTGCTCGTCATTATCAGGGTGCCTGGTGGTATTGGGACAGTCATACTTCAAATCTGAACGGCATTTATAAAAATAGTATAAAAgcacaaaatattgtttgggATTCCTTCAACCAGGTTAACGAAGGTTTGGCATACTCTCGTATGTTGATTCGTGCAAAGTaa
- the LOC120901180 gene encoding ficolin-1-like, with translation MVASKLQTLQDKLMEMDSTIRQLSEKVGRNHKMLLTQLEQSNQLVLKKDLDLFMINSGINLNSFAFRSCKENPSKRSGKYILQLTENDQPFLGYCEQTAYGGGWLVFQYRYDGSVDFYRNWTEYRDGFGSVDGEFWLGLEHLHRMTSTRKHELLVELKDFEGNYKYARYDEFEIDSEVKLYALMNLGSYKGSVDDSLTRHKGMNFTTKDRDNDTWNGGNCAQYYHGGWWYWSNRKSNLNGMYRNSYDEKNMVWDHFKDINKGLAYSRMMIRET, from the coding sequence ATGGTCGCAAGCAAACTGCAAACCCTGCAGGACAAGCTGATGGAGATGGACTCCACCATAAGGCAGTTGAGTGAAAAGGTTGGCCGCAACCATAAGATGCTGCTTACTCAACTCGAACAAAGCAACCAGCTGGTATTGAAGAAAGATTTAGATCTGTTCATGATCAATTCGGGCATAAATCTGAACAGTTTCGCGTTTCGATCGTGCAAGGAGAATCCCTCGAAGCGATCGGGCAAGTACATCCTGCAGCTAACCGAGAACGATCAACCGTTTCTGGGATATTGCGAACAGACGGCCTACGGAGGAGGTTGGCTTGTGTTCCAGTACCGTTACGACGGATCGGTGGACTTTTACCGCAACTGGACCGAGTATCGGGACGGGTTCGGCAGCGTGGATGGAGAGTTTTGGCTCGGGCTGGAGCATTTGCATCGGATGACCTCGACCCGAAAGCACGAGCTGCTGGTGGAGCTGAAAGACTTCGAAGGAAACTACAAGTACGCACGGTACGATGAGTTCGAGATCGACAGTGAGGTGAAGCTGTATGCGCTAATGAATCTGGGATCTTACAAGGGATCGGTAGATGACTCATTGACACGCCACAAGGGCATGAATTTTACGACCAAGGATCGGGACAACGATACCTGGAATGGTGGAAACTGTGCCCAATACTATCATGGTGGCTGGTGGTACTGGTCGAATCGAAAGTCAAACCTGAATGGCATGTATAGAAATAGTTATGATGAGAAAAATATGGTTTGGGACCACTTCAAAGATATTAACAAGGGTTTGGCATACTCACGTATGATGATTCGTGAAACGTAA
- the LOC120904381 gene encoding uncharacterized protein LOC120904381 isoform X2 yields the protein MTNLQVFTPILPYVGRLPGELRYGSRIKLRGHFREPEDAVHIILQREALLNPQDELPLYLTIHPGRKEIVRNHLCSDCSAGPEERIDNCPIECGQDFELAIVPSASGYELSLHGTPAHTFSYRAPLATARYLFVSSGCVIFAINFENWNATTGEQPHRPQTPTAPLLEPSRLYPVLEEEQQQQRHTQQQTRSLLPQIHRHPQQQQQHHPHHSHGNNLRELVLQVLPLVQLAASQLQANANDRNDGNNGSGRAGIGNLAHLLPLFQPAVEQRTARVKANRPANRWTSFSCWRMNNAEILPAMFLALCCGVAHRTQQHHRRLNM from the exons ATGACCAACTTGCAAGTTTTTACACCG ATCCTACCGTACGTGGGACGATTGCCGGGCGAGCTACGGTACGGTTCGCGCATCAAGCTGCGAGGCCATTTCCGTGAGCCCGAAGATGCGGTCCACATCATCCTGCAGCGGGAAGCGCTGCTGAACCCGCAGGACGAGCTACCCCTGTACCTAACGATTCACCCGGGCCGGAAGGAAATCGTGCGCAATCACCTGTGCAGTGATTGCTCGGCCGGGCCGGAGGAACGCATCGACAACTGTCCAATCGAGTGCGGTCAGGACTTTGAGCTAGCGATTGTACCGTCGGCCAGTGGGTACGAGCTGTCGCTGCACGGTACGCCGGCGCACACGTTCAGCTACCGTGCACCGCTGGCCACCGCCCGCTATCTGTTCGTATCGAGCGGTTGTGTAATTTTTGCAATTAACTTTGAAAATTGGAATGCAACCACGGGTGAGCAACCGCACCGGCCACAAACACCAA CGGCACCGCTTCTTGAACCGTCACGGCTTTACCCCGTGCTCGAggaagagcagcaacaacagcgccacacacaacaacaaacacgatCCCTTCTGCCTCAGATCCATCGtcatccgcagcagcagcagcaacaccatccCCATCATTCCCATGGCAACAATCTGCGGGAGCTTGTACTGCAGGTGCTGCCGCTGGTGCAGCTCGCCGCATCACAGCTGCAGGCGAACGCGAACGATCGTAACGATGGTAACAACGGCTCTGGTAGGGCTGGCATCGGTAACCTTGCCCACCTACTGCCCTTGTTTCAACCGGCAGTGGAGCAACGCACGGCGCGCGTTAAAGCCAACCGCCCTGCCAATCGATGGACGTCGTTCTCCTGTTGGCGTATGAACAATGCCGAAATCCTACCGGCAATGTTTCTG